The Triticum dicoccoides isolate Atlit2015 ecotype Zavitan unplaced genomic scaffold, WEW_v2.0 scaffold1331, whole genome shotgun sequence genome window below encodes:
- the LOC119343563 gene encoding BTB/POZ and MATH domain-containing protein 2-like, protein MSSFAGVSVVDGDKECSCDTSAVHAGTDNGYHLLVVRGYPGTAEGSPTGDSITTGIFMVGGYYWYIQYYPNGLNPDCADYISLYVALVYDNDDAERGLAVEAKFSFSLVDHVEKQNPVYICEANKTCTFSSSATSWGRNKFLRRDALEWSSDLKGGCFTIRCDIMVVCQDSKTEDAGRTLSGIHHHFNNLLQTKVGADVTFEVSGERFAAHRCVLAARSKVFMAQLFGPMKEGTTTSTVIEIKDMEAKVFRALLIFIYTDVFPLPLREEDRMGEDEMSVIMEEVKEVEAVQDELRLQCLQHLFVAADRYDLQQLKFICEQQLSEHIGVTSVMSTLALAEQHHCQGLKEACFKFIQIQSPSCLQTVMSTNGWDHVYTTYPSVFKEFIANLASNQQK, encoded by the coding sequence ATGTCGTCGTTCGCCGGTGTGTCCGTAGTCGACGGCGACAAGGAGTGCTCTTGCGACACATCGGCCGTCCACGCCGGCACCGACAACGGGTATCACCTGCTCGTGGTTAGGGGCTACCCGGGTACAGCAGAGGGGTCACCCACCGGCGACAGCATCACCACCGGTATTTTCATGGTAGGAGGCTATTATTGGTACATCCAGTACTACCCTAACGGCTTAAACCCGGATTGCGCCGACTACATTTCCCTCTATGTAGCCCTTGTCTACGACAACGACGATGCCGAGCGTGGCCTGGCCGTGGAGGCCAAGTTCAGTTTCAGTCTCGTCGACCATGTTGAGAAGCAGAATCCAGTGTACATTTGTGAAGCTAACAAGACTTGCACCTTCTCCAGCAGTGCTACTTCGTGGGGACGCAACAAGTTTCTGAGAAGAGATGCCCTCGAATGGTCATCGGATTTGAAGGGTGGTTGTTTCACCATCCGGTGCGACATCATGGTTGTTTGCCAGGATTCCAAAACCGAGGACGCCGGTCGCACCCTGTCTGGCATACACCACCATTTTAACAACCTTTTGCAGACCAAGGTGGGTGCTGATGTGACATTTGAGGTCAGTGGCGAGAGGTTCGCTGCACACCGGTGCGTGCTTGCAGCCAGGTCTAAAGTATTCATGGCACAACTCTTTGGCCCCATGAAGGAGGGCACCACTACATCGACCGTCATAGAGATCAAAGACATGGAAGCAAAAGTGTTCAGGGCTTTGCTTATCTTCATCTACACAGATGTGTTTCCCTTGCCCTTGAGAGAGGAGGACAGAATGGGGGAGGATGAAATGTCAGTAATTATGGAAGAAGTAAAAGAAGTGGAAGCAGTACAGGATGAATTGAGGCTGCAATGTTTGCAACACTTGTTTGTGGCAGCAGACAGATATGATCTCCAACAGCTCAAGTTCATCTGTGAACAACAGCTGTCTGAACACATAGGTGTGACCTCGGTGATGTCCACTCTTGCTCTAGCCGAGCAGCACCACTGCCAGGGATTGAAGGAGGCATGCTTCAAGTTTATCCAGATCCAGTCTCCCTCGTGCTTGCAAACAGTAATGTCGACTAATGGCTGGGACCATGTATATACGACCTATCCCTCGGTTTTTAAGGAGTTCATTGCCAACCTTGCTTCAAACCAGCAGAAGTAA
- the LOC119343567 gene encoding chaperone protein dnaJ 8, chloroplastic-like: MAVAVGGGVVLSLRVPSSSAWPAVGPRRRVSSSAAVRCGATREKRPAVSPGVGLEEDHYRTLRLAPGATRGEVKKAFHRLALQYHPDVVRQENCVDFERINAAYQRVMSNMREAEARLEYWRRRYGLADEDLDRYRRYLNEEDEDDWFADL; encoded by the coding sequence ATGGCGGTTGCCGTCGGAGGAGGAGTGGTGCTGAGCCTGCGCGTCCCGTCGTCTTCGGCGTGGCCGGCGGTGGGGCCTCGGCGTAGGGTGTCGTCGTCAGCGGCGGTGAGGTGCGGGGCGACGCGGGAAAAGAGGCCGGCGGTGTCCCCGGGCGTGGGTCTGGAGGAGGACCACTACCGGACGCTGCGGCTGGCGCCGGGCGCCACCAGGGGCGAGGTCAAGAAGGCCTTCCACCGCCTCGCGCTGCAGTACCACCCGGACGTCGTGCGCCAAGAAAACTGCGTGGACTTCGAGCGGATCAACGCGGCGTACCAGAGGGTGATGAGCAACATGCGGGAGGCGGAGGCGAGGCTCGAGTACTGGCGCCGCCGTTACGGCCTCGCCGACGAGGACCTCGACCGGTACCGCCGCTACCTcaacgaggaggacgaggacgactgGTTCGCCGACCTCTGA